Proteins encoded within one genomic window of Methanophagales archaeon:
- a CDS encoding prephenate dehydrogenase/arogenate dehydrogenase family protein, producing the protein MKVTIIGGAGGMGRWFANFFKECGVDVTIVDKSARTGEIATEIGVRHMEVDILRDSVGDVVDTDVLLISVPIDITGDVIERVGPEMRKGSLMMDITSVKKVPVEMMSRVTDEGVEILGTHPLFGPSAKSICGQTIIFVPVAERVGALYRRVYKLFERSGAKIEILSAEEHDRLMSVLQGLTHFVLIAFGIALKELDFDVKRARAVMSPMYEILMDFVGRILHQDPRLYALIQLNFEMGEIHKTFLEVANRLYELIAASDIEGFIAEMRDAKAHFGDTERAMRDSDDVIEAKIERGR; encoded by the coding sequence ATGAAAGTGACGATAATAGGAGGAGCAGGGGGTATGGGGCGCTGGTTTGCTAACTTCTTTAAGGAATGTGGTGTTGATGTGACGATAGTGGATAAAAGCGCCCGAACTGGCGAGATAGCAACTGAGATTGGGGTCAGGCACATGGAGGTTGACATCTTAAGAGATAGTGTTGGTGATGTGGTGGATACTGATGTGCTACTCATATCGGTACCAATAGACATAACAGGGGATGTAATAGAGCGTGTGGGACCTGAGATGCGAAAAGGCTCGCTTATGATGGACATAACATCGGTAAAGAAGGTGCCGGTAGAGATGATGTCAAGGGTTACAGATGAAGGTGTGGAGATATTGGGCACGCATCCATTATTTGGTCCTTCTGCAAAGAGCATTTGTGGTCAAACGATTATATTCGTGCCAGTGGCAGAGCGAGTGGGCGCGCTGTACAGGCGGGTGTATAAACTGTTTGAGCGCAGTGGTGCAAAGATAGAGATTTTGAGTGCAGAGGAGCATGACAGACTGATGAGTGTCCTTCAGGGGCTCACTCATTTCGTTCTCATTGCTTTTGGCATCGCGCTGAAAGAGCTTGATTTCGATGTTAAACGAGCGAGGGCGGTTATGAGTCCGATGTATGAGATTTTAATGGACTTCGTGGGCAGGATATTACATCAGGACCCGCGTTTATACGCCTTGATACAGTTGAATTTCGAGATGGGTGAGATACATAAAACTTTCTTGGAGGTTGCGAACCGGCTTTATGAGCTGATAGCAGCCTCGGATATAGAGGGGTTCATTGCTGAGATGCGTGATGCTAAGGCACATTTCGGTGATACAGAGCGAGCGATGCGTGATTCGGATGATGTGATAGAGGCGAAGATAGAGAGGGGTAGGTAG
- a CDS encoding tetratricopeptide repeat protein, whose protein sequence is MKKRRFTKCPVCGVSVKMDNLAEHLRRVHNKTIDGGAIRDRAKADPCEEALEKGMKLMVSERFKRAISVLKTIPDECPDIDSAYTLIGISYIQLNCLEDAITYLEKAVKADPGCPAHWYNLGAAYISKGYVAKARECANKALALNPDEEVKEKAENLLNGIKELLDLELANKPDIDPETYLKLEERFRRGVEFMENEDWDAAMEEFKYVTSIDKNSAKAYGNLGVIFLLKGEIEEAEKHLKKSLDIDPSYIPALRNYQMLDELKEKIKRDPGCLAELKDKLEMGHF, encoded by the coding sequence ATGAAGAAAAGAAGATTCACAAAATGCCCTGTTTGCGGCGTGAGTGTTAAAATGGATAATTTAGCAGAGCACTTGCGACGTGTTCATAATAAAACAATAGATGGCGGAGCCATTCGTGATCGTGCAAAAGCAGATCCCTGTGAAGAGGCGCTTGAGAAGGGTATGAAGCTCATGGTATCGGAAAGGTTTAAGCGTGCGATTAGCGTTCTCAAGACAATCCCTGATGAATGCCCGGACATTGACAGCGCGTATACGCTCATTGGAATTTCGTATATCCAGTTGAACTGTCTTGAAGATGCAATCACATATCTTGAGAAAGCGGTGAAGGCGGATCCAGGTTGTCCTGCTCATTGGTATAACCTCGGAGCCGCATATATCAGTAAAGGCTATGTTGCAAAAGCCCGCGAATGCGCGAATAAAGCACTGGCATTGAATCCCGATGAAGAAGTGAAGGAAAAAGCAGAAAATCTATTGAACGGAATTAAGGAGCTTTTAGACCTTGAATTGGCTAATAAGCCTGATATCGACCCGGAAACGTATCTCAAGCTCGAAGAGAGGTTCCGTAGAGGTGTGGAATTTATGGAGAATGAGGATTGGGATGCAGCAATGGAGGAGTTCAAGTACGTTACGAGCATTGATAAGAATTCAGCGAAGGCTTATGGAAATTTGGGTGTTATTTTTCTCCTCAAAGGTGAGATTGAGGAGGCAGAGAAGCACCTTAAGAAATCGCTTGATATAGATCCGTCATACATTCCTGCATTAAGGAATTATCAGATGTTAGATGAGCTAAAAGAGAAAATAAAGAGAGACCCCGGATGTTTAGCGGAGTTGAAGGATAAGTTGGAGATGGGGCATTTTTAA
- a CDS encoding ATP-binding cassette domain-containing protein, protein MGLKVKDVDAYYGSKKVLASIDFNAAHGEFLGIIGPNGSGKTTLLRTISRILRPRKGTILLDERAIEELNERDFACKFALVPQETAINFEFSALDIVLMGRNPHLRRWELESQKDIEIAKRCMELTNCWHLADRRITELSGGEKQLVLIARALAQEPEVLLLDEPTSHLDINYQIEIMELLKRLTRQEGLIVVAVIHDLNLAAHYCDRLVLLHRGRVASIGTPESVLNPDNIKNTFGVDVIVWRYAITNHYYVSPAPVQNRYKDKDRDTRIHLICGGGAGASLMHTLTERGYRVTVGVVNLLDTDCEVAQHLGIPIVTEAPFSPISDKALHEVMRMIQEADVVIVSDMPVGFGNLRNLEAAKKASELDKPVLIFNGIEERDFASGEATKLFIALKNRGAIIVKDKEELFNRLEFILGCIRSNM, encoded by the coding sequence ATGGGATTGAAGGTAAAGGATGTGGATGCATACTACGGGAGTAAGAAGGTGCTTGCCAGTATTGACTTCAATGCGGCTCACGGTGAATTTCTTGGTATTATAGGGCCTAATGGGTCGGGTAAAACGACTTTATTAAGAACAATCAGTCGGATATTGAGACCGAGGAAGGGTACGATTCTACTCGACGAACGCGCGATAGAAGAACTGAATGAGCGAGATTTTGCATGTAAATTCGCACTGGTGCCGCAGGAGACCGCAATCAATTTCGAGTTCTCTGCGCTTGACATCGTGCTCATGGGCAGGAATCCACATTTGAGGAGATGGGAACTGGAGAGCCAGAAGGATATAGAGATAGCAAAGAGGTGTATGGAACTCACGAACTGCTGGCATCTGGCAGATAGGCGTATTACTGAATTAAGTGGAGGAGAGAAGCAACTGGTATTAATAGCAAGAGCGCTGGCACAGGAGCCCGAGGTATTACTGCTCGATGAGCCCACCTCCCACCTGGATATAAACTATCAGATAGAGATAATGGAGCTCTTGAAGCGATTGACCAGGCAGGAGGGCTTGATAGTAGTAGCAGTTATCCACGACCTCAATTTAGCCGCGCACTATTGCGACCGACTGGTATTGCTACACCGCGGTAGGGTCGCCTCCATCGGCACTCCTGAGTCAGTATTGAACCCGGATAACATAAAAAATACTTTTGGTGTTGATGTTATCGTGTGGAGGTATGCTATAACCAATCACTACTATGTATCACCTGCACCGGTACAGAACCGCTACAAGGACAAGGACAGGGACACCAGGATTCATCTTATATGTGGTGGAGGAGCTGGTGCGTCATTGATGCATACGCTCACAGAGAGGGGCTATAGAGTGACAGTGGGAGTGGTGAATCTGCTGGATACAGACTGTGAAGTTGCACAGCACTTAGGCATTCCTATAGTGACAGAAGCACCCTTCTCACCGATCTCTGATAAAGCCCTACATGAAGTCATGAGGATGATTCAAGAGGCAGATGTGGTGATAGTAAGTGATATGCCAGTGGGTTTTGGCAATTTAAGGAACCTGGAGGCAGCTAAGAAAGCATCAGAACTGGACAAACCTGTGCTGATCTTTAATGGAATCGAGGAGCGTGACTTTGCGAGTGGTGAAGCTACAAAGCTGTTCATCGCATTGAAGAACCGGGGTGCAATAATAGTGAAGGATAAAGAAGAGCTATTCAATAGGCTGGAGTTTATATTGGGATGTATTCGTAGTAATATGTAA
- a CDS encoding fructose 1,6-bisphosphatase, translating to MEKAKITVSLIKADVGGFPGHSTVRVELKEKAEERMEKAKREGLLVSYHVLNAGDDLQLLMSHRKGVDSPDIHGLAWETFEAATEVAKELKLHGAGQDLLVDAFSGNIRGMGPGIAEMEFTERGSEPLIAFMMDKTEPGAFNYPIYKIFADPFNTAGLVIDPVMHDGFVFEVWDIKEKKEVFLRCPEELYALLALIGAKSKYVIKRVYPKETSPLPKDEPVAVISTEKLYFTAGKYVGKDDPVALVRAQSGLPAVGEVLEPFSLPYLVSGWMRGSHNGPIIPVPFRYSQCTRFDGPPRVIAAGFQISNGKLVGTADMFDDPAFDLARRKAQEIADYMRAHGPFEPHRLPVEEMEYTTLPDVLKKLEGRFKKVE from the coding sequence ATGGAGAAGGCAAAGATAACTGTAAGTTTGATAAAAGCGGACGTTGGGGGTTTTCCAGGGCATTCGACCGTTCGAGTGGAGTTAAAAGAGAAGGCGGAGGAGCGGATGGAGAAGGCGAAGAGGGAGGGTCTGCTTGTCAGCTATCATGTTCTGAATGCGGGAGATGACCTGCAGCTGCTTATGAGTCATCGTAAAGGTGTGGATTCACCGGATATACATGGGCTGGCATGGGAGACCTTTGAAGCAGCTACTGAAGTAGCGAAAGAGCTGAAGCTGCATGGTGCAGGTCAGGATTTGCTCGTGGATGCGTTCAGTGGTAACATAAGGGGTATGGGACCCGGAATAGCGGAGATGGAATTTACGGAACGCGGTTCTGAGCCGTTAATCGCGTTTATGATGGATAAGACAGAACCGGGCGCGTTTAATTATCCCATCTATAAGATATTCGCTGATCCGTTCAATACCGCGGGGCTTGTTATTGACCCTGTGATGCATGACGGGTTCGTATTTGAGGTTTGGGATATAAAAGAGAAGAAGGAGGTATTTTTGAGGTGTCCGGAGGAGTTATATGCCCTGCTTGCACTGATAGGAGCAAAGAGCAAATATGTGATAAAGAGGGTGTATCCAAAGGAAACGAGTCCATTGCCGAAAGATGAGCCGGTAGCAGTTATAAGCACAGAGAAATTATATTTCACAGCGGGTAAATATGTAGGTAAAGACGACCCAGTCGCGCTGGTACGTGCACAGAGCGGGTTACCAGCGGTAGGCGAGGTTTTAGAACCGTTTTCGTTGCCTTATCTCGTGAGTGGCTGGATGCGTGGTTCGCATAACGGACCTATCATCCCTGTGCCTTTTAGATACTCCCAGTGTACACGGTTTGATGGTCCCCCGCGCGTGATTGCAGCGGGATTCCAGATAAGCAATGGCAAGCTGGTGGGAACAGCAGATATGTTTGACGACCCCGCATTTGACCTTGCACGGAGGAAAGCGCAGGAGATAGCCGATTACATGAGAGCACATGGACCTTTCGAGCCACACAGGCTGCCTGTGGAAGAGATGGAATACACAACACTGCCCGATGTACTAAAGAAGCTTGAAGGGAGGTTTAAAAAGGTCGAGTAA
- a CDS encoding tetratricopeptide repeat protein — protein sequence MEDKEEGEDIRGKTAEELLILGEECLADGRYEDAIKVYKEIVKREPIMPTLAKTCNDCGVAYANLEDYEMAIGFFNAALNLRDYLMDGGISTYYNLGQVYRLMGDEENADESFKRGDRIKQEQEERDEAARRVLSSV from the coding sequence ATGGAGGATAAAGAAGAGGGAGAGGATATAAGAGGGAAGACAGCGGAGGAATTGCTTATTCTTGGAGAGGAATGCCTTGCAGATGGGAGGTACGAGGATGCAATAAAGGTGTATAAGGAGATAGTGAAGAGAGAGCCGATCATGCCAACCTTGGCTAAGACATGTAATGATTGTGGCGTGGCGTACGCGAATTTAGAGGATTATGAGATGGCAATTGGATTCTTCAACGCAGCATTGAATCTCAGAGATTATCTTATGGATGGAGGGATATCCACATACTACAATCTCGGGCAGGTTTACAGGCTTATGGGTGATGAGGAGAATGCAGATGAGAGTTTCAAACGCGGTGACAGGATAAAACAAGAGCAGGAGGAGAGGGACGAAGCAGCAAGACGTGTGCTCTCATCTGTTTAA
- a CDS encoding metallophosphoesterase: MRLEIREATLIVENKKRTLVLADLHLGIEDELRQRGINIGSQTNKILERVLTCVRATEPDAIVLLGDIKHAVPGVSYRNRTEVPLFLASLAEYAPVYVVKGNHDSHLEGLMPEEAIASVQLQHEVSLERTRGFIFDGVGYTHGHTWPSQELFSADYIMIGHNHPMIRLESRGTGYTKMMSVLIRAKCSYNAVTQYYSRDRDINIDCWNDPWVIIMPAFNEICGGVAFNSPDLKLMGPIASKLILRSTMEAYLLDGTYLGRVVDLDR; encoded by the coding sequence ATGAGACTGGAGATAAGGGAAGCGACACTGATAGTGGAGAATAAAAAGAGAACACTGGTGCTTGCGGACCTGCATCTGGGGATAGAGGATGAGTTGCGGCAGAGAGGAATAAACATCGGCAGTCAAACCAATAAGATTCTGGAGCGTGTACTGACCTGTGTTAGAGCAACCGAGCCTGATGCGATTGTCCTGCTTGGAGATATAAAACATGCGGTGCCTGGTGTTTCATACCGGAACAGGACAGAAGTGCCTCTCTTCCTCGCTTCTCTCGCCGAGTACGCACCGGTATACGTGGTCAAAGGTAATCATGACTCGCACCTGGAGGGACTCATGCCTGAGGAAGCAATAGCAAGTGTGCAGTTACAGCATGAGGTAAGTCTGGAAAGAACGAGAGGGTTCATCTTCGACGGCGTGGGCTATACACATGGGCACACATGGCCATCACAGGAGCTCTTCTCCGCTGACTACATTATGATCGGTCATAATCACCCGATGATTCGACTTGAGAGTAGAGGAACTGGGTATACGAAAATGATGAGCGTTTTGATTCGAGCTAAATGCAGTTATAATGCCGTTACACAGTACTATAGTAGGGATAGGGATATAAATATAGACTGCTGGAATGACCCATGGGTAATAATAATGCCTGCGTTTAACGAGATATGTGGTGGTGTAGCCTTCAATTCACCTGATTTGAAACTTATGGGACCCATAGCATCAAAACTCATTCTCAGATCCACAATGGAGGCATATCTGCTTGATGGTACATATCTGGGTAGGGTGGTAGACCTTGATAGATGA
- a CDS encoding mRNA surveillance protein pelota yields the protein MKLLKTRLKYSHSSGTETETGEISIIPESVDDLWHLKHVIEPGDLVYSFTYRRMEEATDKVRPDKTEKKRLRLGIRVENVEFHKFSHRLRIKGIIETGSDTEVGSYHTFNIEPNTELSIIKEWKKHQLKRLREAERASKSSPIIILTIEAGEAVAGVVRQYGVDELFSIRYSSGKGMTGGDTAMKVFFGEVLRLLKQAYHNNAADAIIIAGPGFIKSDFYTLLRDKAPELQKKSIIEQTSSIGLSGFIEVLKRGAVTRLREAERLAREVKMFERLMAEISREDEGMAVYGEEEVRKALQFGAIETLLVCDDKLMTEGEESRAIEIEEILKGVERTGGKIVVFSTEFEPGKRLKALGGIAALLRFKLYY from the coding sequence ATGAAACTCTTGAAGACGCGACTGAAATATAGTCATAGCAGTGGTACAGAAACAGAAACAGGTGAAATCTCTATAATTCCCGAATCAGTGGATGACCTATGGCATCTGAAGCATGTAATAGAGCCTGGAGACCTGGTCTATTCTTTCACTTACAGGCGAATGGAAGAAGCAACGGACAAAGTCAGACCAGATAAGACAGAGAAGAAGCGCCTTCGATTGGGCATACGGGTCGAGAATGTGGAGTTTCATAAATTCTCGCATCGGTTACGTATAAAGGGAATAATAGAGACTGGTTCGGATACCGAGGTGGGTTCTTATCATACCTTCAATATCGAGCCCAATACTGAACTCTCAATCATCAAGGAATGGAAGAAGCATCAACTGAAGCGGTTAAGAGAAGCGGAACGGGCTTCTAAAAGCTCTCCTATAATTATACTCACAATAGAAGCGGGCGAGGCAGTTGCAGGTGTAGTAAGACAGTATGGTGTAGATGAGCTATTCTCAATACGATATAGCTCGGGAAAAGGTATGACTGGGGGTGATACAGCCATGAAAGTCTTCTTTGGTGAGGTGTTGAGACTACTGAAGCAGGCTTATCACAACAACGCCGCGGATGCCATCATCATTGCGGGTCCCGGGTTCATAAAGAGCGATTTTTATACTTTACTGCGCGATAAAGCGCCAGAACTGCAGAAGAAGTCCATAATAGAACAGACCTCCTCTATAGGTCTCTCTGGCTTCATTGAGGTATTGAAGAGAGGCGCTGTAACGAGATTGAGAGAAGCTGAGCGACTGGCGAGAGAAGTGAAGATGTTTGAGAGATTGATGGCAGAGATAAGCAGAGAAGACGAAGGAATGGCGGTGTATGGCGAAGAGGAAGTGCGAAAAGCTCTACAATTCGGTGCAATCGAGACCCTGCTGGTCTGCGATGATAAACTAATGACAGAAGGAGAAGAAAGCAGGGCGATAGAGATAGAGGAGATACTCAAAGGTGTGGAGCGGACAGGCGGTAAGATAGTTGTATTCAGCACCGAGTTCGAGCCAGGTAAGAGATTGAAAGCACTTGGTGGAATTGCTGCTTTATTGAGGTTCAAACTTTACTATTAA